TGCCTCCGCTTGAGCTCGTTCGGGAAGCGGTCGTAGCAGCGCTTGCACACCGGCTTGAGGTCAAATTCGATGAATTTGCTCCTGAGAATGGAAGACGACATTGAACATAAATCATAGGATCTTTCTCAAATTCAAAAGGAGATGTGACGATATTTTGAAACCACCAACACATATCAAAGAAAGTTTGAGTGAATCTACTGAAATGCTTTTTTGCAACTTCTCAATTATCAGCAGCACAGCATGTTCTACTGCATATTCACCATGGCCCTACTTATCTTCTTCATCCCAATTGCATTTCTTCAGTCAAAGGTCAGGTAAGAGCAACAATGTTTTATATAGCATTCATCATTAATTCattaacattgaaaaaaaaaaaagcaagaccACAATAGTCAATGGTACTGTTGTATATATGATGCACAATGCAAAGTACGGACTCACATTATTTATACCTCATTCTTGTGTTACCAGTTAAAATGCCTTAAAATCTTGAGTATCACTTTGTCTAACACAGATGCAAGCCCACATCTGGGcccccatttcattaaaaaaaaaaaaaaaaaaaaaatattataacagcaactcttgctggaatggtaaTTGTCATGgcaatgacaagaatccagatTCCtaattggctgttgctatgggaattTCCATTCCAGTAAAGAGTTGGTATCCTtatattttttatgaaatggggctgATGCATGATATtctgatgggaaaaaaaaaaaatattttagatGAAACATGAACGTATTCCACATAATTTGTGCACTAAATTGAAAGTTAGAACAAGAcatactttgtattttcttattctGGATtaataaaaacatgtaaaaagtGGTGAAATTATTCTCAGTGGCAGGTGACTTTGTTGCAGTGTTGGATACTGAGACAAGGGAAAATCTCCATTCCCCAAAATGAAGAATTTCTAAtagtaaacaaaacattatgGGATTCATCCTGTTGGCAATATATGTGAAATATCTGTCTCTAGTGAGAGATTTACTCACTTGGTGGTTAGAAGGGAGTCACAACACATGCAGAAGAAATGTTCATCGCACCATGTCTTGCTCATCGTACACATCACTGTGGAGAGGAATGACAGGAAAGGCCAGTAATGAACTACAGTGGAATCTCGTTTTAACAACCTGCTTGTGATCACTGAAATGTCCTTGTTGTTATATCGCTTATCTTGCTATATCACTGAGGAAAACATACTTTAAGACTATAAAAGGGATGGGACCTGCAAAATTACCTCGTTATATAAGGAATCTCACGATATCAGACCTAATTCTCACGAGGTTTCTCTGTATGAGAGCAGAAAGCTCCAGCActgttaattttgtttttttccccgcTGGGTCACTTCCACTAAACTCTACTTCATTACAATTTCATATCTGTACATTCACATGTTGGCGTGTACACACTGTGggactacagtggactccctctataacaaagtccttgagaccggcagttttcttttgttatattgaaattttgttatcaccgaacagacaaacaataaatatacatagagtggataatgttgcgtcatgaatttttactttgttgtaaccggaatttcattattAAACCGTGTTCGTTAAAACTGGAGTGCACAGCATTTGAGTACACACCAAAATTTGCCCCCTACCACCTCTCTGATATTAAactgttccatactgaattctgaaatgccaatagacttaatacacaggccacgaGGTTCCTGCATGGAACTggttgaataataataataataacaataatgatgaagataataacaataagaagaacaataatgataatagtgatgatgatgataatgataataataataataacaataataaaatccCACACTGATAATTGTTTTATGTCAACACAGGGCTTCACTGCACTAATCATGAGCTCTTATCATTCACGACAATATCAtcacaaaattcagtaaaaacCAAGTTAACTACCATCAACACTGTTACTGTAGTTATCAGGAACATTTCACAAGTATCAGGATATAATAAAGACACTAAAATCTACTTCTTGCTTTATTTGAATTagttattgtaatcattattatcatcattatgctTCAATATCATCACTCTCATTTATCATCTGCCTGATATCATTATCCTTTCAATTATTACCATCATTTATGCAATTACAATtcatgagagagaaaaatattcataaacccGACATCAGATATTCAATGACTAACCAAAACAGAAGTCACATGACACACATCCTACTGCATGTAGAAGtattgtcagaaaaaaaaaaaaaaaatgttacaagagAGGACACTTACTCTCTGAAGTTATAGCCTTGTTGCAGAAGAAGCACATGTTGCCAAAGAGCTGGAAAGTAAACATAAGGCAGAGAGATTACGTGAGATGCAGAAGATTGCAagaagatacatgtattgtcAGTTGGAATACAGTAAATTATGACTGCACACATAGATTTTTCCCACAGCACAAATAATAAATCAGTTTTCTTGATCGActatatatacagtgcactcccgttataacgaaatgctcgggaccgccagttttctttcgttataacgaaatttcgttataaccgaacaaatacaatatagaacgaaaacaaggaaccacgtatattatgtttgctgaatactcatcatacactgcaaagctatgtgaaatgtgatgggataactgtattacaatgataaacgcaagttcccctcagaaactgtgtgtgacaccaggagcgaacacacagtggtgtgaagcgttcacccatgcagagaccctataaatgcttgttccgctacatattttcgaaagcaattcgcatttcgttataacagagcacatttcttttgtttttctttgtctgtggtgctcggaaaagacttcgttataacggaaatttcgctataaccgtgttcgttataagcgaattttgtaccacagactttaatggtgataattttgggaccagaagatttacttcgttataacaaaatttcgttataaccgtgttcgttgtaacgggagtgcactgtaatagaCATTTTATGTGAACAATTGAACACATCATTGAGAATCATGAACACATCACCAAGAATTGTAATCACTGCATCTGTGCAGGAGTTTCAAGTGATGATTGGAACTCGTACACTACCAGTATTCTGATTTCCTTACAAATATTTTGTTCTGACACACACTATATTCTCTTTATATCGCAAGGCATGTAATTTAAAATAaaggattaaaaaacaaaagctGGCAGTGTATACATTACTTCACTATTTGCTAGACGGCAGATGTTTTGAATGCACTTGAATGCACTTTACTGCAATCAAATTTAATTACAGCATTCTTCACAAATGCTCTGTTGTCACTGTACATCATATGACATTTCAAAAAGCATGCTATGCTCATTACGTACTTTAAAATATAATACACAAACACTAATGAGACAGCTGGGAGGGCTGTACAAAATCGGTCCTTCATACTGCAAAGAAATATTGGCACACTGCACTGAAGCGGTAGACAGTCTATCTATCAATGAACCATGAGTGTTTAGACGCAGCAGTGTGCAGCCGATAACATGTGCACACCTGGAAATTGTTTGTGACTCGGATTTAATGGCATCTCTGAACAGAACACACACGTACACCCCGCCGGGCCCCATTtaataaaaagttgatatgatagcaattcTTGCTAGagtggcaattgtcatggtaatgacaagagtccagcttcctgattggctgttgccattggaagttgccattccagcaaaagttgctatcctaacatcttttatgacaTGGGGCCCAGGAGTTTCAGTCATGTGAGAAACAGAATGAGAGGTTGCTATGGAAACCAGAAGCCATCTCACCTGGTTGTAGTGGGTCTCACAGTAGGCCTTGCCGTTCTTCTCGTAGTGTTTGTGGCCAAGGAAAGGCTTCTCGCATCGTGCACATACAAAATGCTGAAGAGGAGTAAATTGGCAACAAATTGGTGGATTTCACTGCATATCAAACATCTTCTGACATCCAAAAGTACACTGCCCTTCCACAAGTTAATCAATTCCATTTCTATACCATGACAGCTGGCATCAACTcttctatcatcatcatcagccaTCACTCCCAATCATTTTTTGCCATCACTGTCGCCACTTTTCAGTAGAACTTTCACCATAAccaacccgtttaggacgggctgattttgctataacaagcatttcccatagacacctgcccgagtaacttgggactagtcttcaacaggtttaAGTAAATATTACCACAACAACCGCAACTACTACATgattacaacaaacaaacagaatactAGTAACACAACAAGAAATACATGAATAGTaaaaatttatattcaaattacACTTGATGGTTTGTTTCTCAACATCGGAGTAGTTTGGTTGTTGTCAATGGCAAAGACAAACACATCATATTTGACAAGGTACAATACAACAGACAATCAGACAATCAGAAAGGACTCCTGGGCTGTTGAATTCTAAGCTAAACATTAGCACAAGCACTACTGTCCACACCATCATATTTTCTACCAAAACCATCAACAGCAGTATAACATCTGCATCTACTACCACAAACATTGCCATAAGCTCTTCTACTATAACCATCACAAGTCTGCTtccaccattatcatcaccaccatcatcatcacaatcaccaccacaacaaccatcaacatcatcaccatcaacaccatcattaccaccaccaccactctcaccatcatcacctccaccactaccatcaccactattaccatcaccatcatcaccatcacaaccacaaccaccagcatcatcaccaccaccatcaccatcaccaccaccatcaccatcaccatcaccatcaccatcactatcaccatcaccaccatcaccaccgtcaccaccatcaccatcaccatcaccacgatcaacaccatcatcaccaccatcattacACCCATCTCCCTCCCTTGCTGACATCACTACAGCAAGTTACAGCTGAGACTGACCTCAACGTGCCAGTGCTTGCCGAGAGCCGTCACGATGCGTTCCTCGATGGGTCTGTGGCAGGCCTGACAGATGGGAATTCCCATCTTGTCGTGGCAAGGCAGGCAGTAGAGCTCTCCCCGCAGCTCACGGGCCGTACCATTCAATTCCTCACTGTAAGGGATACAAAGGGAAGAGagtagaggggggggggggggagggacaggGGTGAGATAGAAAGGGTGTAATAAAAAGGTCATAGGGAGGGGTAgatagagagagtgagagagagataaCTTTACTAAGCAAAACATTCATCTCAATTTTAAATGAGAATCAAATCTTGTGAACATAATAGAAACTCCTCTAACTTCCCCAGAGAGTTACTCTGCAGTACTGCAcatctttgatttcatttcacaaaTACCCACAAGGAAAAGTTCATGTGGCAAAcataaaataacacaaaataattgttttgaaaactaacattttgaaaatcatataTATGAACAACAGTATACTCAAGACCCATGTACTGTCATCTAATGGCAGTCATAAGTGTCTACTGGTATTTCCTCCAATATGTCTTTTAATTTTGGTTCATTTATGCTTGCAAACACAATCCACTCTGTCCAGGCATTTTGCATTTTATCTCCTTATATCTCAGTGAAGATAATTTCATTCCAGAACATTATTTCTAAACCATCAGCTACATTTGGGACTTGTTCTCTTTTCCACACATTTGATTATATGGCATTGCCACTACACCTACATTTGTaattaccaagtatacgtacaTAAAAGTGTAGTTTTGacctgaaacaaacaaacaaaaaattccaTCCTGCACCTTCTCATATTTTTAATAGTTTCTCATTTTTCCCCATCTTCAGAAAACTTTCGCTGTTCTATATATTTCATTCCCTGATATCTTTAGTTAAGAACAACTAGAACCTGAAATGCACATTCCCTTTAAATCTGAGTTTGTACTTCCCTTCTTGAGTTAATACCCCATACTGCCTGAGCTCATTCTTGAAGGGTTGCAACAATCTGGCAACTTACCTGCAATGAGTGCAGTTGAAGTGGTAGGCGTGGTAGGGTTCCTGCTTGTATTTGATGAGCATTCCGTCTTCAATGACACCACTGTAATACAGACATATCAGTGATAAAGATGAATGTTTATAATCTCACTGGGATAATATTCCCTGTAAAAGCTGTGTTGAATCAATGCAGTAAAAACAAAGCaaggaattttgaaaaaaaaaatatcaaaaagacgGAACTCTGAATGAAAATGGACAAATGTAGATCAAATATGAATCCCCTTTCATTAACATGcttttatcatgaaaaaaaaaaaaaaaaaaaaacctattaaACTAAAGAAagccatttttgaagatatatTGATGTTATATAAATGTTTCATACAGTACTGGGGACTGCATCACATGTCATGGCCTCCACCAGgagacatactgtatacgcaaATACGCACActcagatacacacacacacacacacacacacacacaaaggacaagttcaccctcataaacataaggattgagagaatgtagcaatattagtagaacacatcattgaaagtttgaggaaaattggacaatccgttcaaaagttatgaatttttgaagtttttgtgcagtaaccgctggatgagaagactactgcagtgtatgaataacttagatgtcacatgcgtacaacaatataaggaaaatagggattttcacaaaatttcatcttttgaaaaaagtacacattcccttgactcgttactgacatatgttatgggtaatattattccccctgcccttagaaagaggcaagtcaagtgctcttttattatgcgaaaaaagtgaaaatatgttgaattttctttacattttctttatactgttgtacgcatatgactcataagctata
The Diadema setosum chromosome 21, eeDiaSeto1, whole genome shotgun sequence DNA segment above includes these coding regions:
- the LOC140244739 gene encoding LIM and senescent cell antigen-like-containing domain protein 2, producing the protein MTRTTEMSLINSVCVRCHSGFKQEERIVNSHGEVWHEHCFVCAQCFRPFPGGVFFEFEGRKYCEHDFNVLFAPCCGKCNEFVIGRVIKAMNNNWHPQCFLCELCNVELADSGFVKNRGRALCHSCHLKEKAASTGKHICYRCHGVIEDGMLIKYKQEPYHAYHFNCTHCSEELNGTARELRGELYCLPCHDKMGIPICQACHRPIEERIVTALGKHWHVEHFVCARCEKPFLGHKHYEKNGKAYCETHYNQLFGNMCFFCNKAITSEMMCTMSKTWCDEHFFCMCCDSLLTTKSKFIEFDLKPVCKRCYDRFPNELKRRQKKTEMASKKFGKNEK